The DNA segment ttttttatttttattattattcaaatTTAGTTGGTTTAATAATGTAGGCATATTATTAGGATACAATCCATAAATTAATTATGGTTAATATTTTATAATGTATTATTATAATATGCTAGTATGAAAATTTTTAACACTTACTTAGATATTGGAAAATTATGAGAATACAATCCAAATTTTAATTATCTGAttcattttataatttataatgtttTCTTTTAAATGTTGTGATTATTATAAAAGTTAcgagttttttttttgcaaatagTACAAGAACTGTCGTCTTCAAAATAGTTCATTTTTTTAAGAGTGTCTAGCAAAATTTGAAATTCCgtataaacaaattttatgtgTTCAAAACATCTTACGTAGTATAATTGTCATGGGTTGTTCTGGTCTTTAATTCCAGTTTTCACAATGATTTtcggtttttatttttttggccaagctttgtttatttttcatttaaaacaaacaaacaaacaaatattatataaattccTAATTTTGAGTttgtattaaaataaattatacatgAAAAAAAGGAAAAACACATCACCTTcaataaaataacaataataaactaaaaaatCAAGAGGATGATTTATATCGAAAAAATAGATGATATTTTAAGGTTAATTTCATGAAATGCAACCAGGAGTCCAGGCCACTGTTATCAAATTTCATTCCAAGGTTAAGCATAGTTTTTTCCaaagattttaaattttgagtGAAATTTATGATAACAAAAAAGTGACTACATGCATGCCCAAGGCAACATATAATATACCTATAAATGTTTTTACTTGTATAATTTCCAAAGTGCCCATTTAAGGTTATTTTacctaaatttaaaatatatatatagtatcaAGCAATTATACCAAAAAAGAAAGTTCATGTTTTCCCTCCCAAAATCAATATTATAAAGCACCGTTTTGTTTaccatattactaatatatgtataactcatcaCATCTCATCACACGTTCTTctcattatattatttatccatatattaactatttattttacatcaatcaaatcattgaattttaaattactatattatctcTTATAAATAACGGAAATTTGGTCATAAATCCCTCTTCACAAACAGGGCTTCACAATCAGTACCCACCCCTTAAAATTTAATTCTGCACTCCCTGATCCTCTTATATGAATAAATTTAGGTCCCTGGtcaacaaataattttatttatttttctctctctttcttgaacgttttttttttttatctttctcTGTTCTCATCCCCTCTTTTGCAAATGGAAATCCCTAACCTCATCGACATTGAAGGAGATTGAGAGAAAGCTAAATATGGGGTAAAAATTATATGGTAAATCATCTTCCCCTCCTTCTGATTCTTATTTTCCCTTCACGATTTTCTCTTATCTTCTATTTCATGCTTTTTACAGTAAATCACTAGACTCCAACGAAGGCGGCTGGAAGCGCTTGGAGCCACTATCACGGAAAATCGGTTCTTCCCCTCCATCTCATTTTCTTCCACCGAGGGCGAAGGCCAAGGAAGGCGACCGGAAGCGCTTGGAGCTACTATCACGGAAAATTATTTCTTCCCATCCATCTCGTTTTCTTCCACCGAGGGCGAAGGCGACTGGAAGGTTAGAGCCACTGCCACGGTTTATCATCTCTTCCCCTCATTCATCAATTTTCTTGCGGTCTTCCCTTCACGATTTTCTCATCTCATCTATTTCGTAAGTATGCCGCAGTTTCTGTAGTTCTCCaagatttaattttttcaagTTTATGCCTGATGATCTTCTAATTGTGAAAGAAGAGAATCAAAAATCCTTGAATTAATATATGTATGCCCACTAAGTATGCCGATGTTTCTCTAGTTCTCCTGGATTTGATTTTTTACATTTAAGCCTcgtgattttgattcaattttcTTGACGTGCGTATAGATAGATTGATGAATGATTTTGATTGTCATAATCAAAGAAGCAGTAGCATCGAAACTATTAGAAATTCTTGGTTGTATTTTTTTGAATTGAATTAGAGATTACGTTAATATAATCTAAGTTTGTGGTTATATTTTTTTGGATTAGAAATTAATGTAAGCTAATCGATgctttataaaaataaaaaaatagaaaaagaagaaaaataaaaaattgaaatgtCATTGATTCAATTGTTTCAAGTTTCaagattatatattgttgaattTCTCAAGTTCAACTTGATTTTTAATGTCGGTTTTCTGGTATGTGAACTTATTGTTTATGATTGGATGATAACTAATatgtattattatatttatgaattgattcctaaatatttattttgaacAAGTACTTATTTCTTACTTATCAAGACTAAGTTTATGCGGTTTTTTTTGTTGGTTATCAATTTAATTTATGGTATGATGTACACTTCCAAGAAGACTAGAAGTTCCTAGTAGGTAAAGACAGTTAATACTTAATTCCTTGGATAATTACCTATTTTAGCTAGTAAAAATTGCAAGTATTTTTTCTACAATTTCCGATAAAATGTTAGCAACTAGAAGATTTACTCATCTTGTACTCTACATTCATGTTATTATCAAGATTTTCGTATAACACGAGAACTACGATAATGGCTCCACGGGGAAGAAAACAATCTCGAAACCTACTGTCCCTTGAAGCTGACCGACCGAGGAAGACCCCCAACCTACAAATGCCTCCGACCAAGGAAAAAGCTGGTTTGTACTTATTGTGTTATTTTCGGCATATTTTTGTGCAAATTTtatgatgatattttttttttgtgtcgCTTTAATTTGTTTAACGCTATTTTTTTCGTTGTCATCCTTTTTTAATCGTGTTggttttcttgaaattttgttgtTTCTGATTTTGCTGTGACCAACTGATTTTGGTTCAAATTATGCTGGTTTTGAAGCATTATATTTTGATAAAATGAATGAAATAGAGTATTTGAACTGGTTGGATAGCAATACATTTGGTAATATGAAATAGTTTTTTGGAAAGGATTCAACTTCACTGTAGTTTGAAGTTTGTGTTAGTTTTTGTCTTCAATTAGGTTGTGGTTTCAAACATTGCGTTCGATATTATGTGTTGTTTGGGCGAAGTTAAGAAGTTTATGATTTCTACTGGAATTAGTTTTTTTTAGtgatattgttttatttttttttacagagATGGTTGAAGATGAAAATTGTATTGAAGAAAACGAGCGAAATGGGTCGATTGGAAAGGATGTAATGTCACGTTGTTCTTCAACCTATTTTAGAAAAGTGATGAAAAAGCTAGAACTGAAACTTAGTGAGAAGCAATTGGACAGGATCAAAAGTACGCCTTTTTGCAAATGGTTGAAGATGCCCAAACTCTCAATATATCGCAATAGAGTAGACGTTGTATTGAAGAGATTTGACAGTTACTCctcatctttcatttttgggaaGGATATTATTGTCCCTTTCACATCATTTGAGTTCTCCCTCGTCCTTGGTCTGCCATATGCAGGCCCACAGGTTGACCTAGATCTCAGAAcacaatcaaaatttttatcaCGATATTTTTCAGGGAAACTTTGCAATGCCACGAGGAAGAAAATTTCTGAGAATCTCTTGTTATTAGCTGAATTAAATGATGACTTGCAGCTGGATGATTTTATCAGAATGTTTATCTTGTTTTCATTCAATTGCATAGTATTTCCATTGAGTACATATATGACACCTCGGTTCGTGTTCTGTTATATTGATGATCTCTCGAACTTTTTCGAGTACTCATGGGGAGACGCTGCATATAGATTTTTGTGTGATAAAATAGCAGCACATATTGTTGAGCCTGATGGAACGGTTGCAGGAACAACATATTTGGATGGTTGCGTTGTTGGAATGATGGTCAGTTTGTATTATGTGTtctaaataagattttatatttttttgtatcATATGATTTATATTCTTTTTCATCTAGGCTTGGTTTTATGAAAAAGTTCCTTCCTTAGGAGTGTTATCTGGTTCTTTACGTACATTTCCCCGATTGTTTAAGTGGAGTGAGAGCAAGATACCATTGAATGCTGAAGCTGCAGATGCTCTACTAAAAAAGATTACGCGTACTAAGGTATTTTGTTTTAATCTTAATTTGTAGTTTTTCAGATGCGAcatttcatttttatttgtgaataggTGTTGAACATAACTCCATTTGGTGAGGAATTAGAGATTTTTGGTGAGGGGCATAGAAATGAACGGGTAAATTATTTAATGtcagaaaatatattatatgattgcaATTAAGAATTTATATTGATTTAAATGTGTTAATTTTTTAGGTTTCATCTAAAATGAAAGAGGAAGAAACGGCGTGGAGAATACAGAGGTTGGAGAAAACTTTGGAGGATCAACTCCGTGAGATTCAAAGGCTTAAAGAATTATGCCAAACAAGTAGAATCATTAGCAAAGAAATTGGGGCTAGTTTGGATGATGGTGAGGCTGTTGAGAAgaaaaatgatgacaagaatGTTCCTATTGTAGATgaattgaaagattttgacaaATACGAAGGTGGATATGATGAAAGCTGGAATATTAATGTTGTTGCTGATTTCAAAGGCGATGGTGCTTCTTTCTCTGAGTTGAATGTTGAAAATAAGATTATTGAGGATGTTCATTTGAGAGAGGTTGTGGATGAGCGCAACAGTGAAAGTGATATCGCGGGCTCCGTAGAAGAAAACGTCAGTAATCTTATATCTTCGATTGTCAAGAATGTAATGACAAGAACTGATCGTGTGAAAAAGAGAAAACCAGATATGTTTGTGACTCCTCCGAGTTCTACTCCAAGACATAAAACAAAGTCTATAATGAGAGACAAAGACTTTACCATAATCAGTGACGAGGTATcataatgttttttaaaaatattctagtattttattttttgatttttttttctcgaAGGAAAGCAAAGGCACAAATGAATCTGGTTATGAAGATGAGTCGGCCCTTGATATATACAAAGGCCGAGAAGATTTCTGTGGTAGCATAGAAGTCTCGAGTGATGATCGCAAAATTATTATGGATTATCTAACACACGAAAAAATATGGTATGACTCGTATGATatctttaattgatttaaattttttttataatcatGTTCTTGTTTATCTAGTGGGACAGTGTGGGAAGGAGAAAGATTTCCAATTTTTGGAGATCAATTGTGTCATTTGTTATTTGGGAAAAAAGTCAGAGGTGATATCATCAATTGTTATATGCAAATTGTAAGTGGATATAGTCGGAAAAATGGTTTTGACATACTCTGCATGGATACAACATTACAGGTATACATTTTTGTAGACTTTGAATGATATTTTTCATATATGGTTAATAATTAGTAACTTATGATATTCAAGATGAGGTGTTGAGTGCGTTAGAAAGGTCAAACAAAAAGCGAATGTTGAAAGATAATGATTATCTTCATTTTTTGTCACAACGGACAAAGGATTCGAGGAAACAACTGGAGGAAGTAAATAAAAACTCAATGGATCGTTGCAGATTTTTATTGTTCCCAATGAATAGAAATGACCATTGGTTTTTGTTGATATACAAAACAGAGACAAGGGAGTTTGAATTAAGGAACTCAATACACACTCCTCAAGCACTTGGAACTGCAAGATCTTATGTAAGTTTTATATTTAACTACATTTCTACCACTTTCAAATGttgtttttgttatttaatggTCAATACATTTCCCCAGGTAAATTTCTTAATGGGTTATACGAGAGTTATGTTCGGTTACGACATGGATAAACATATTAAGCGAGTTGATTGTCGACAACAAGGTGCAGATTTGGATTATGGAATTTACACATGTTTGTGGTTGGAGTGCAGATTTGGATTCCAGATTTGGATTGTGGAATCCAAATCTGCACCTTGTTGTCGACAATCAACTCGCTTAATATGTTTATCCATGTCGTAACCGAACATAACTCTCGTATAACCCATTAAGAAATTTACACATGTTTGTGGTTGGAGTGCTACGCTCGAGACGATGATGAAAAATGGATATACGAAAAAGATTGCACAATGAATAGTGTCAGAGCACGGATTGCCGCAACCATATTGTCTGACAAAAATGGGTTGTTCGGAAAAGTTTCatgaaatatataatttattatattagataTGTTTGCAAAGGGACATATGTTAACTTAGTAGATGCATCATTTCATTGATCTTTTTGCGAGACTCACTTTTTGAATTTATTGTATTTTGTTGAGTCGTAAGCTATGTTACTTGTGTGAAGCTAACCCATGTACTcactttaattttatttagttttcatGCCCAAACGGCACTTGTTGGTGTagtattttagatttttgaagtCATactttgaattaatttaatataaattgtTGTCTGAGATTTCgggatgtcctatttatagAGATGTCAtgccaaaaaaattttaaggccAAAATACTTCTTTTTAATAACATTGTCTAGTCTCCTAGAAGTAGTTTAGTGGTGAAAATAATAACATTGTTGTTATTTGCATCTAATGTgaataaattgttttaaaatattttttggtaTAGAAATCCTAAAAGTTAGCATATATTAGGTAAATTTTGGCATAATCCGGACCTATTTCAGCATATAACAAGGGTATTCAAGCacatatattttgaaaaaaatgtgcTCCATGTTCAAAGTATCTAGTCTCCTAGAAGTAGTTTAGTGGTGAAAATAATAACATTGTTGTTATTTGCATCTAATgtgaataaatttattttcacaTATTTTTTGGTATAGAAAATCCTAAAAGTTAGCATATATTAGGTAAATTTTGGCATAATCCGGACCTATTTCAGCATATAACAAGGGTATTCAAGCATatatattttgaagaaaaatgtgCTCCATGTTCAAATTATCTAGTCTCCTACAAGTAGTTTAGTGTTGAAAATAATAACATTGTTGTTATTTGCATCTAATgtgaataaatttattttcacaTATTTTTTGGTATAGAAATCCTAAAAGTTAGCATATATTAGGTAAATTTTGGCATAATCCGGACCTATTTCAGCATATAACAAGGGTATTCAAGCACatatattttgaagaaaaatgtgCTCCATGTTCAAAGTATCTAGTCTCCTAGAAGTAGTTTAGTGGTGAAAATAATAACATTGTTGTTATTTGCATCTAATgtgaataaatttattttcacaTATTTTTTGGTATAGAAAATCCTAAAAGTTAGCATATATTAGGTAAATTTTGGCATAATCCGGACCTATTTCAGCATATAACAAGGGTATTCAAGCACATATATTTTGATGAAAAATGTGTTCCATGTTCAAATTATCTAGTCTCCTACAAGTAGTTTAGTGTTGAAAATAATAACATTGTTGTTATTTGCATCTAATgtgaataaatttatttttacatatTTTTTGGTATAGAAATTCCTAAAAGTTAGCATATATTAGGTAAATTTTGGCATAATCCGGACCTATTTCAGCATATAACAAGGGTATTCAAGCACatatattttgaagaaaaatgtgCTCCATGTTCAAAGTATCTAGTCTCCTAGAAGTAGTTTAGTGGTGAAAATAATAACATTGTTGTTATTTGCATCTAATgtgaataaatttattttcacaTATTTTTTGGTATAGAAAATCCTAAAAGTTAGCATATATTAGGTAAATTTTGGCATAATCCGGACCTATTTCAGCATATAACAAGGGTATTCAAGCACaaatattttgaagaaaaatgtgCTCCATGTTCAAAGTATCTAGTCTCCTACAAGTAGTTTAGTggtaaaaataataacattgtTGTTATTTGCATCTAATgtgaataaatttattttcacaTATTTTTTGGTATAGAAAATCCTAAAAGTTAGCATATATTAGGTAAATTTTGGCATAATCCGGACCTATTTCAGCATATAACAAGGGTATTGAAGCACatatattttgaagaaaaatgtgCTCCATGTTCAAAGTATCTAGTCTCCTAGAAGTAGTTTAGTGGTGAAAATAATAACATTGTTGTTATTTGCATCTAATgtgaataaatttattttcacaaattttttgGTATAGAAAATCCTAAAAGTTAGCATATATTAAGTAAATTTTGGCATAATCCGGACCTATTTCATCATATAACAAGGGTATTCAAGCACaaatattttgaagaaaaatgtgCTCCATGTTCAAAGTATCTAGTCTCCTACAAGTAGTTTAGTGGTGAAAATAATAACATTGTTGTTATTTGCATCTAATgtgaataaatttattttcacaTATTTTTTGGTATAGAAAATCCTAAAAGTTAGCATATATTAGGTAAATTTTGGCATAATCCGGACCTATTTCAGCATATAACAAGGGTATTCAAGCACaaatattttgaagaaaaatgtgCTCCATGTTCAAAGTATCTAGTCTCCTACAAGTAGTTTAGTGGTGAAAATAATAACATTGTTGTTATTTGCATCTAATgtgaataaatttattttcacaTATTTTTTGGTATAGAAAATCCTAAAAGTTAGCATATATTAGGTAAATTTTGGCATAATCCGGACCTATTTCAGCATATAACAAGGGTATTCAAGCACaaatattttgaagaaaaatgtgtTCCATGTTCAAATTATCTAGTCTCCTACAAGTAGTTTAGTGGTGAAAATAATAACATTGTTGTTATTTGCATCTAATgtgaataaatttattttcacaTATTTTTTGGTATAGAAATTCCTAAAAGTTAGCATATATTAGGTAAATTTTGGCATAATCCGAACCTATTTCAGCATATAACAAGGGTATTCAAGCacatatattttgaaaaaaaatgtgcTCCATGTTCAAAGTATCTAGTCTCCTAGAAGTAGTTTATTGGTGAAAATAATAACATTGTTGTTATTTGCATCTAATgtgaataaatttattttcacaTATTTTTTGGTATAGAAAATCCTAAAAGTTAGCATATATTAGGTAAATTTTGGCATAATCCGGACCTATTTCAGCATATAACAAGGGTATTCAAGCACatatattttgaagaaaaatgtgCTCCATGTTCAAAGTATCTAGTCTCCTAGAAGTAGTTTAGTGGTGAAAATAATAACATTGTTGTTATTTGCATCTAATgtgaataaatttattttcacaaattttttgGTATAGAAAATCCTAAAAGTTAGCATATATTAAGTAAATTTTGGCATAATCCGGACCTATTTCAGCATATAACAAGAGTATTCAAGCACaaatattttgaagaaaaatgtgCTCCATGTTCAAAGTATCTAGTCTCCTACAAGTAGTTTAGTGGTGAAAATAATAACATTGTTGTTATTTGCATCTAATgtgaataaatttattttaacataTTTTTTGGTATAGAAATTCCTAAAAGTTAGTATATATTAGGTAAATTTTGGCATAATCCGGACCTATTTCAACATATAACAAGGGTATTCAAGCACatatattttgaagaaaaatatgcTCCATGTTCAAAGTATCTAGTCTCTTAGAAGTAGTTTAGTGGTGAAAATAATAACATTGTTGTTATTTGCATCTAATgtgaataaatttattttcacaTATTTTTTGGTATAGAAAATCCTAAAAGTTAGCATATATTAGGTAAATTTTGGCATAATCCGGACCTATTTCAGCATATAACAAGGGTATTCAAGTACaaatattttgaagaaaaatgtgtTCCATGTTCAAATTATCTAGTCTCCTACAAGTAGTTTAGTGGTGAAAATACTAACATTGTTGTTATTTGCATCTAATgtgaataaatttattttcacaTATTTTTTGGTATAGAAATTCCTAAAAGTTAGCATATATTAGGTAAATTTTGGCATAATCCGGACCTATTTCAGCATATAACATGGGTATTCAAGCACatatattttgaagaaaaatgtgCTCCATGTTCAAAGTATCTAGTCTCCTAGAAGTAGTTTAGTGGTGAAAATTGTTATTTGCATCTAATgtgaattaatttattttcacaaATTATTTGGTATAGAAAATCCTAAAAGTTAGCATATATTAAGTAAATTTTGGCATAATCCGGACCTATTTCAGCATATAACAAGGGTATTCAAGCACaaatattttgaagaaaaatgtgCTCCATGTTCAAAGTATCTAGTCTCCTACAAGTAGTTTAGTGGTGAAAATAATAACATTGTTGTTATTTGCATCTAATgtgaataaatttattttaacataTTTTTTGGTATAGAAATTCCTAAAATTTAGCATATATTAGGTAAATTTTGGCATAATCCGGACCTATTTCAGCATATAACAAGGGTATTCAAGCACatatattttgaagaaaaatgtgCTCCATGTTCAAATTATCTAGTCTCCTAGAAGTAATGTAGTGGTGAAAATAATAACATTGTTGTTATTTACATCTAATGTGAATAAATTTATTGTAACATATTTTTTGGTATAGAAATCCTAAATGTTAGCATATATTAGGTAAATTTTGGCATAATCCGGACCTATTTAACACGGGTATTCAAGCATatatattttgaagaaaaatgtgCTCCATGTTCAAATTATCTAGTCTCCTAGAAGTAGTTTAGTggtaaaaataataacattgtTGTTATTTGCATCTAATgtgaataaatttattttactatAATATTCGATATAAAATAGACTAACAATGATTGATTTTAAAAGGAAGATTTTGGGTCTACAAAATTTCGACATGACCTCCCCATAAATAGAACATCCCGAAAACTCAGACAAACTTATATTTGATTATTTCAAACTACattctcaaaaatttaaaacactaCACCAACATGTGTCGGCCAAACATGGAAACTAAATGTAACATCTAATAATAAATCGTTTAGCTGGCAAGTCAGGAACCAACCTCAACAAAATACAATAATATAAAAGTGAGATCATGAATTACCACCACACAAGTACATGGCTTACGACtcaacaaaatacaacaaaatcaaaaaGCGAGTCTCGCAAAAGGAACAAGGGAATGATGCATCACTAATGCTTTTGCCGGATCGAGTAAACCTTCTTGTAGACGTGGTTTTGCAAAGTCTTTGATCTACCATCCTCCTTTTCCTATGACATTAGAAAACACATTAGTTTGTTTTtcaaataatcataatatttcaaGACTAAAGTATAGGATCATAATATTACTTGTATGCCAAAAATACTAAAAACTATGTTAACAAAACATAATCCAAAGGCTAGGTAATGGGTTCTTTGCAAATTCGTCGGTTGTGGCCTTGTTTACGACAACGACCACACTTCGTCACCCGGAGTTCTACTTGCGATGGTATCCTTTTAGTTCTTCTTCGACCAGGTTGGCTTCGAACATTGGGAGGATTGATTACAAATGTGCAATTGACACTGGATTCATGCATCTCAAATGTAGGAATTGGATTTAGGATTCCTGCATAACTTTCACGATATAAATCAATCGTAAAGTATTTGTCACAAAAGTCATATATAGACAATGACTTCGACTCTATCGCGGCACATGCATGCTTGCATGGAAGTCTTGTAAGCTGCCAGTATTTACATGAACAACTTGTAGAAGCCAAATCAACGGCAAACGATTTATCCCCGTCCACAACCTCAAAACTCCAACCACTTGCCTTGCGTACTTGCAAGTTGCGAGATTCAGCATATGTTCTTGCAAGAATATTCTCTTTTGATGGACTCAACCTTTTTTTCATCTTCATTGTTGTTTCACGTCTTCTGTGCATCATGTCCATGATTTGAATGCGTATGTGTTCCACCATGCGCACAATAAGGAGAAATCGTGCCAATTTAACCCAACTATTCCAACACTCGGCCATATTATTGTTTATTACACCCCATCGATTTTCATGAAACAATGCATTTGCCCATCTTTCTGGACATGAATTTACAATGAAGTCTTTGGCAAGTGGCATTGACGTTATAATATTGTTAATATGATGTTCAAACTCCGACCTTGATGGAGCATATGCAGCTTTCTTGAAGACAGACGACCAATGTTTCTTGTTGTGAAGCGGGTATCTTCGCATCACctatttaaacaaatatgtataaaagattataaacaaaaaataataatattatgtttttaaaaaatgtttctGACACAAACATACAATTTTTTACGAACCTGTTTCACGAAATTATCTACCAAATGGCGTAGACAGTACGCATGATGACTGCTTGGGAATATTAACTCAACTCCATTGATTATTCCGGGATGTCTATCAGAGAAGAAAGTAAATTCATCGAACCCCATACAATTATGTGAACAAAGAGCGCCTCTAAGATGGAACCAAAACCATCTCCAATTATCATCATTTTCAGCATCCACGACTACGTATGCTAATGTAAAAAGATCATCATTAGCATCTTTCACAACATCAACCAAAATATTTCccttgtatttattttttatgtgtgtGCCATCCAAGAAAACCAATGGCCTACATCCACGGACAAAACCAGTTGCACATGCATTGAAACATATGAAAAGCCGTTTAAATTTATTACTGCACTGATCAATTTCACATTCAACAATACTTCCAGGATTAGTTTCTTTGATCGCACTACAATACCATCTCAATTTATCATAAGACTCATCATCTGCACCGTGAATGTCATGCATAGCCAATTCTTTCCCTTTCCAAACCTTGTGGTAACTGAGCTCGACCCCAAAATCTCTT comes from the Henckelia pumila isolate YLH828 chromosome 1, ASM3356847v2, whole genome shotgun sequence genome and includes:
- the LOC140875405 gene encoding uncharacterized protein isoform X1 yields the protein MAPRGRKQSRNLLSLEADRPRKTPNLQMPPTKEKAEMVEDENCIEENERNGSIGKDVMSRCSSTYFRKVMKKLELKLSEKQLDRIKSTPFCKWLKMPKLSIYRNRVDVVLKRFDSYSSSFIFGKDIIVPFTSFEFSLVLGLPYAGPQVDLDLRTQSKFLSRYFSGKLCNATRKKISENLLLLAELNDDLQLDDFIRMFILFSFNCIVFPLSTYMTPRFVFCYIDDLSNFFEYSWGDAAYRFLCDKIAAHIVEPDGTVAGTTYLDGCVVGMMAWFYEKVPSLGVLSGSLRTFPRLFKWSESKIPLNAEAADALLKKITRTKVLNITPFGEELEIFGEGHRNERVSSKMKEEETAWRIQRLEKTLEDQLREIQRLKELCQTSRIISKEIGASLDDGEAVEKKNDDKNVPIVDELKDFDKYEGGYDESWNINVVADFKGDGASFSELNVENKIIEDVHLREVVDERNSESDIAGSVEENVSNLISSIVKNVMTRTDRVKKRKPDMFVTPPSSTPRHKTKSIMRDKDFTIISDEESKGTNESGYEDESALDIYKGREDFCGSIEVSSDDRKIIMDYLTHEKICGTVWEGERFPIFGDQLCHLLFGKKVRGDIINCYMQIVSGYSRKNGFDILCMDTTLQDSRKQLEEVNKNSMDRCRFLLFPMNRNDHWFLLIYKTETREFELRNSIHTPQALGTARSYVSFIFNYISTTFKCCFCYLMVNTFPQVNFLMGYTRVMFGYDMDKHIKRVDCRQQGADLDYGIYTCLWLECRFGFQIWIVESKSAPCCRQSTRLICLSMS
- the LOC140875405 gene encoding uncharacterized protein isoform X2, encoding MAPRGRKQSRNLLSLEADRPRKTPNLQMPPTKEKAEMVEDENCIEENERNGSIGKDVMSRCSSTYFRKVMKKLELKLSEKQLDRIKSTPFCKWLKMPKLSIYRNRVDVVLKRFDSYSSSFIFGKDIIVPFTSFEFSLVLGLPYAGPQVDLDLRTQSKFLSRYFSGKLCNATRKKISENLLLLAELNDDLQLDDFIRMFILFSFNCIVFPLSTYMTPRFVFCYIDDLSNFFEYSWGDAAYRFLCDKIAAHIVEPDGTVAGTTYLDGCVVGMMAWFYEKVPSLGVLSGSLRTFPRLFKWSESKIPLNAEAADALLKKITRTKVLNITPFGEELEIFGEGHRNERVSSKMKEEETAWRIQRLEKTLEDQLREIQRLKELCQTSRIISKEIGASLDDGEAVEKKNDDKNVPIVDELKDFDKYEGGYDESWNINVVADFKGDGASFSELNVENKIIEDVHLREVVDERNSESDIAGSVEENVSNLISSIVKNVMTRTDRVKKRKPDMFVTPPSSTPRHKTKSIMRDKDFTIISDEESKGTNESGYEDESALDIYKGREDFCGSIEVSSDDRKIIMDYLTHEKICGTVWEGERFPIFGDQLCHLLFGKKVRGDIINCYMQIVSGYSRKNGFDILCMDTTLQDSRKQLEEVNKNSMDRCRFLLFPMNRNDHWFLLIYKTETREFELRNSIHTPQALGTARSYVNFLMGYTRVMFGYDMDKHIKRVDCRQQGADLDYGIYTCLWLECRFGFQIWIVESKSAPCCRQSTRLICLSMS
- the LOC140875405 gene encoding uncharacterized protein isoform X6, which produces MAPRGRKQSRNLLSLEADRPRKTPNLQMPPTKEKAEMVEDENCIEENERNGSIGKDVMSRCSSTYFRKVMKKLELKLSEKQLDRIKSTPFCKWLKMPKLSIYRNRVDVVLKRFDSYSSSFIFGKDIIVPFTSFEFSLVLGLPYAGPQVDLDLRTQSKFLSRYFSGKLCNATRKKISENLLLLAELNDDLQLDDFIRMFILFSFNCIVFPLSTYMTPRFVFCYIDDLSNFFEYSWGDAAYRFLCDKIAAHIVEPDGTVAGTTYLDGCVVGMMAWFYEKVPSLGVLSGSLRTFPRLFKWSESKIPLNAEAADALLKKITRTKVLNITPFGEELEIFGEGHRNERVSSKMKEEETAWRIQRLEKTLEDQLREIQRLKELCQTSRIISKEIGASLDDGEAVEKKNDDKNVPIVDELKDFDKYEGGYDESWNINVVADFKGDGASFSELNVENKIIEDVHLREVVDERNSESDIAGSVEENVSNLISSIVKNVMTRTDRVKKRKPDMFVTPPSSTPRHKTKSIMRDKDFTIISDEESKGTNESGYEDESALDIYKGREDFCGSIEVSSDDRKIIMDYLTHEKICGTVWEGERFPIFGDQLCHLLFGKKVRGDIINCYMQIVSGYSRKNGFDILCMDTTLQRQGSLN
- the LOC140875405 gene encoding uncharacterized protein isoform X3; translated protein: MAPRGRKQSRNLLSLEADRPRKTPNLQMPPTKEKAEMVEDENCIEENERNGSIGKDVMSRCSSTYFRKVMKKLELKLSEKQLDRIKSTPFCKWLKMPKLSIYRNRVDVVLKRFDSYSSSFIFGKDIIVPFTSFEFSLVLGLPYAGPQVDLDLRTQSKFLSRYFSGKLCNATRKKISENLLLLAELNDDLQLDDFIRMFILFSFNCIVFPLSTYMTPRFVFCYIDDLSNFFEYSWGDAAYRFLCDKIAAHIVEPDGTVAGTTYLDGCVVGMMAWFYEKVPSLGVLSGSLRTFPRLFKWSESKIPLNAEAADALLKKITRTKVLNITPFGEELEIFGEGHRNERVSSKMKEEETAWRIQRLEKTLEDQLREIQRLKELCQTSRIISKEIGASLDDGEAVEKKNDDKNVPIVDELKDFDKYEGGYDESWNINVVADFKGDGASFSELNVENKIIEDVHLREVVDERNSESDIAGSVEENVSNLISSIVKNVMTRTDRVKKRKPDMFVTPPSSTPRHKTKSIMRDKDFTIISDEESKGTNESGYEDESALDIYKGREDFCGSIEVSSDDRKIIMDYLTHEKICGTVWEGERFPIFGDQLCHLLFGKKVRGDIINCYMQIVSGYSRKNGFDILCMDTTLQDSRKQLEEVNKNSMDRCRFLLFPMNRNDHWFLLIYKTETREFELRNSIHTPQALGTARSYCYARDDDEKWIYEKDCTMNSVRARIAATILSDKNGLFGKVS